The window TTAGCCACGGCAAGGCTCACGCCGAGGATGGCGTTGGCGCCGAGCCGGTTCTTGTTCTCCGTGCCATCGAGTGCGATGAGGGCAGAGTCGATCAAGCGCTGGTCGGTGGCGTCGAAACCTTCAAGCTCCGGGCCGATCACGTCGAGAACGGCGTCAACGGCCTTCTCAACACCCTTGCCGAGGTAGCGGCCCTTGTCGCCGTCGCGCAGCTCGTAGGCCTCAAAAGCACCCGTCGACGCACCGGAAGGCACGGCAGCACGGGAGACCGTGCCATCCTCGAGAAGAACCTCGACCTCGACGGTCGGGTTGCCCCGGGAATCCAGAATTTCGCGGGCACCAATGGCCTCGATCAACGACACGGGGATCTCCTTGAGAAATTGTTGGGGGCTGACGTGACAATCCTACTCACCGCGTCTGTCTCCCGAGAGGCTGGATTGCGGATGATGCCGCGCGGCCGCTAGCCCGCGAGGGGCCGCAGCTCGAGCGAGTCGGCCTCAGACTCGGCGTCAACGAACGCAAAGTGGGTGAACCCCTCGTGCGCAAGCCGCTCGAGCGTTGCCTTGGTGTTCTTGGGGCGGCGCTCCAGCCGCACGCGGTGACCGCGGGCGACCAGCTCAGACTTGAGAGACACCAGCCTGGAGGCCGGCACGTCTGCTGCGTGCAGAAGCGCGATAGCATCCGTCGTCTCCTGCCCCAGCTCGACCAGGTCGACCAGTCGTTCGAAGCCGAGCGAGAACCCGCAGGCAGGAACGTCCTGACCCAGGAAGCGGCCGATCATTCCGTCGTAGCGACCTCCGCCGCCCAGCGAGTAGCCCAGAGCGGGATGCGCGACCTCGAAGATCGTGCCCGTGTAGTACCCCATGCCTCGCACGAGGGTGGGGTCGAAGACGAGCTCAGCGCCGGGGACTGCTGCCCGCAGGTCGAGTAGTGCGCGGTAGGCGTCGACATCGAGCCACGCTGGCGGCGCGTCGAGCAGATCCCAGCCACCGGTCGCGAGCGCATCGGCGAGACCCTCGACGGAGATGCCCGATTCGGCGAGTTCTGCTGCGACACCCTCTGGCCCGATCTTGTCGAGCTTGTCGATAACGATGAGCGCGTGGTCTTGCTGCTCGGCGGGCACATTCCAGTGATTGAGCAGACCGAAGAGGATGCGGCGGTCATTGATGCGGATCGTGCAGCCCTCAAGACCCAGGGCCGACAGCACTGCGGATGTCGCGGTGATCAGCTCGATCTCGGCAAGCGGACCCGCTTCACCGATGATGTCGATGTCGCACTGCACGAACTGGCGAAAGCGGCCCTTCTGCGGGCGCTCGGCCCGCCATACCGGCGCGATCTGGATTGCCCTAAACACGGGAGGAAGTGCCGCTCGGTGCGTTGCATAGAAGCGGGCGAGCGGCACGGTGAGGTCGAAGCGCAATCCCAGGTCAGCCAGATCGAGGGCATCTTTCGCCGCAGCGAAATCTTCCGTCGTCAATCCACGCTTGAGCACGCCAAAGGCGAGCTTCTCGTTGTCTCCACCGAGACCGGCGTGTAGGCGCGCACTGTCTTCCATGACCGGCGTTTCGATCTCGTCGAAACCGTGCGACCGGTACGTGTCACGAATCACCGAGAGCACCCGCTCACGGCGGGCCTTGTCTGCGGGCAGAAAATCGCGCATTCCGCGCGGCGGATTAACGGGAGAAGCCATTGCCCCATTCTGACAGGCGCTGCCGGGCCGAGACGGCAAACCGGCCAAAGGCGGCATCGGTTTGGTCAGCGTTTCCGTTGGCGATGAGGTCGAACTGGAGCCCGAAAAAGGTGTCGACGATGAGCCGAGCTTCGTCTGCAGCAGACTCCTCTGGCAGTCCCACTCCGATGAGCATCTCCCTAAGCGCGTCACGCCAGCCAGAGAAAAGCTCCCGGGTGACCGGGTTGCCCTCTGGGTCGTGGGACTCCATGAGCGCCGCCTCAATTTCGAGGCGTTTGAGAAGGATGTTCTGCGGCTGACGCGCCCAGCCCCAGGCGGCCTCGACGCGCGAAACAAACGCGTCGACGGTCTCGGGCGGCGCTTCGTGCGAGCGCGCGAAGCCGTCTGCTCTGGCATAAACGGCGCGCACAACATCCCGAAGCATCTGCTGCCTGGTGCCGAAGTGGTAGACGAGCGTGAACGTGCTCACCTCGAGCGCCTCTGCCAGGTTGCGGAACGTGACCCCCGACAGAGGATGCTCAAGCAGGTGGTCGATTATGCGCTCGACCAGCTCCGATTTAAGGATCGGGTCGGAACGCTTAGTCGACACCGGGTGTTAGACCGCGCCGCCGGCAGCCTCGGGCGCGTTAGCGTCGTGGCCGCTGTCGCCAACGCTCTCGCGGGAGAGGTAGTTCTCCACGTCGAAGAGGTTCTCTGCGCGCTCCACGATGGCCAGAAGCGTGCTCATCGAGGAGACTTCTTCGACCTGCTCCTTGAGGAACCACAGCATGAACTGCTCGCCCAGCGCGTCGGTCTCAGCACGAGCCGCAGCGAAAAGGTTTTCGATCTGGCGGGTGACGCGCTTCTCCTGATCGAGGGCGAGAGCAATCGGCTCGCGCTCGTCGGCAAAGTTGTTCCGCACGGCAGGCACACCGGGGATGACGACGCCCATATCGCGATCGAGACGGTACTGCACGAGCATCATCGCGTGGTTGCGCTCTTCGATGGCCTGGCTATAGAAGTGCTTTGCCAGCTGAGGAAGGTCGTGGTTGTCGAAGTACACGGCGATAGCGATGTACTGCTGGGCAGCCTCGAACTCGTGGCCGATCTGCTCGGAAAGAAGCTGGTCGAAGGATGCGTTCGTCATGGGTCGAACGTACAACGTTGCGCGTCCAATCGCACGTAAGGTTAGGCACGCCAAACGCCCGCGTCACTCGATCAAAAAGTGAACACACGCTTGTTTTGCGCGCAGGTAGACCGACCTGTATCCTGGGCTCGCTGCCTCGCCCCCTCCAGTGCTCAGCAGCGCTTGTGAGGGCGGCTATTGACTTCTGCTCGATCGCGGCCTCACACCCCACAGCATGGCCGGTTGATCGGGTAAATCACCGGCCAGGGTCGGGCATATGGGTTCTGCTGTGAAATTTCCAGCGCAAGCCGCCCGGCCGGGTGCCCCCCTCGTTCGGGTCGAGGGGGGCACCACCCCACCCGGCGTCGAACGTAGGTCACAGAGCGGCTATTCCGCGCTTTCGGACCCGCGGATCTCATCCTGCAGCGATCGCAGAGTTGATCGCAGCGCCCGCTCGGCGTCGAGACCCTGCGTGCGCGCGGAGGCCACAATGGCCAGGAGCAGGCCGCCCAACTCCTCTTCGTCGGCCACCGATACCGCCGACGATCCAGCCTCAAGCACGCCGGCCTTTTCGGCTCGACCCAAAACCTTGTCGGCGAGCGCCAGCGACGGCATGCCCTGCGGAATCCCATCCAGAATGCTCGTGCGGTGTGACTTCTCGCGGGACTTAACGTCGTCCCACACGGCCACAACATCCTCGGCCGTCTCGGCCGTCGCGTCGCCGAACACGTGCGGATGGCGGGCGACCATCTTGGCCGTCATGTGGGCCGCGACATCCTCAATCGTGAACGGCTCATCCTGGGCGCTGGCGGCAATATCCGAGTGAAAGAGCACCTGATAGAGCACATCGCCAAGCTCTTCTATGAGCTCCTGTCGCGAACCGGATTCGATCGCGTCGACCAGCTCGAACGTCTCCTCCACGAGATATCGCACGAGCGACTCATGAGTCTGCTCGGCATCCCACGGGCACCCGCCCGGGCCCCGCAGCTGCGCCATTACGGCGATCAACTCGTCGAGATTCGGATGCGGTGCCGCGAGCGGCTGGTCGGTCACGAATCGAAGTTCAGGCTGTTCGCTCATGGCACCATCCTGTCACTCACCGGGTGGGCGTTTCGCGTGCGCGGCACTGGGAGAATAAAGCATGCTCACGCCCGGCCAACCGCATGTGCACATCGTGCTTGCTGTGGCGCTGGCGCTTTTGCTCGCGGGGCTAACCCTGCGTGCGGTCCGCAAGGATCGGCGCGAGTACGGCCGCTTCAAGCGCTATCGCAGCACCGTGCGACGTCAGGCAACCTTTCGAAAGTGGCTGATCGAGTCGTTCCTGGTGTTCGGCGGCGCCTCGGTTGTGATTCTCGCG is drawn from Salinibacterium hongtaonis and contains these coding sequences:
- the hisS gene encoding histidine--tRNA ligase, yielding MASPVNPPRGMRDFLPADKARRERVLSVIRDTYRSHGFDEIETPVMEDSARLHAGLGGDNEKLAFGVLKRGLTTEDFAAAKDALDLADLGLRFDLTVPLARFYATHRAALPPVFRAIQIAPVWRAERPQKGRFRQFVQCDIDIIGEAGPLAEIELITATSAVLSALGLEGCTIRINDRRILFGLLNHWNVPAEQQDHALIVIDKLDKIGPEGVAAELAESGISVEGLADALATGGWDLLDAPPAWLDVDAYRALLDLRAAVPGAELVFDPTLVRGMGYYTGTIFEVAHPALGYSLGGGGRYDGMIGRFLGQDVPACGFSLGFERLVDLVELGQETTDAIALLHAADVPASRLVSLKSELVARGHRVRLERRPKNTKATLERLAHEGFTHFAFVDAESEADSLELRPLAG
- a CDS encoding TetR/AcrR family transcriptional regulator, with protein sequence MSTKRSDPILKSELVERIIDHLLEHPLSGVTFRNLAEALEVSTFTLVYHFGTRQQMLRDVVRAVYARADGFARSHEAPPETVDAFVSRVEAAWGWARQPQNILLKRLEIEAALMESHDPEGNPVTRELFSGWRDALREMLIGVGLPEESAADEARLIVDTFFGLQFDLIANGNADQTDAAFGRFAVSARQRLSEWGNGFSR
- a CDS encoding ferritin, giving the protein MTNASFDQLLSEQIGHEFEAAQQYIAIAVYFDNHDLPQLAKHFYSQAIEERNHAMMLVQYRLDRDMGVVIPGVPAVRNNFADEREPIALALDQEKRVTRQIENLFAAARAETDALGEQFMLWFLKEQVEEVSSMSTLLAIVERAENLFDVENYLSRESVGDSGHDANAPEAAGGAV
- a CDS encoding MazG family protein, whose product is MSEQPELRFVTDQPLAAPHPNLDELIAVMAQLRGPGGCPWDAEQTHESLVRYLVEETFELVDAIESGSRQELIEELGDVLYQVLFHSDIAASAQDEPFTIEDVAAHMTAKMVARHPHVFGDATAETAEDVVAVWDDVKSREKSHRTSILDGIPQGMPSLALADKVLGRAEKAGVLEAGSSAVSVADEEELGGLLLAIVASARTQGLDAERALRSTLRSLQDEIRGSESAE